The Candidatus Neomarinimicrobiota bacterium genomic sequence CAATACGCTTACGATTAATTCCGGTAAAGATGTTCCAAATGCAACAATAGTTAAACCAATCGCCAATCTCGAAATTCCCATTTTATGGGCTAAATTGCTTCCACCGCGTACAATCCAGTCTGCGCCATAATAAAGGCAAACTGCACCTAATATTAACCCAAAAATTGATATCGCGTTTCCGGAAATTATATCCATTAGAGATACAAGTTTTTCTCATTAATGTATTCCCAAACAGGCTGAGTAACCATATAGCGGATGGTTTTATTGGTTTGCCATCGTTCACGAATTGTGGTTGCTGAAATTTCGATTCTAGGAAGATTTGCAAATTGAATTTTACTTAGAATCCACGACGGAATATCACTTGGACGAAAGCCGGGACGAACTGCTACAATTACTTGACATTCTTTTAAAATATTTTCTGGTTCTCTCCAAGTATGGAATGATTTAAGTGAATCGCTGCCCAATAGAAAAAATAACTCATCCGATGCAGCACCATTCTCATTTTTCAGATGTTTAATTGTATCAATCGAATAGGACATTCCGCCGCGTTTGACTTCTATATCAGATATTTCGAACTGTGGATTATTTTGAATCGCCAATTTCAGCATATTTACGCGATGATCAATAGCAGTAATCTTATTCGTATCTTTGTGAGGAGGATTGAGAGCTGGAATAAATAATAGTTTATCAAAATTTTCAGATTCAAAAATAGTTTGCGCTACGAGCAAATGCCCTATATGCGGAGGATCAAATGTTCCACCGAATAAACAAATTTTCATCTACTTTTTTCCTCATTTGCAGGATCTGTTTTCTCAATCAATCCTAATGCTTCCTCACTTAATTCCAACGTTTGAAGCATTATTTCCACTTTAGAGAAATAATCGGAAGCCTTTTTATATTCTTTTCCGAGTGAATGACATTTAATAATTCCTACATGGGCAAGACCGATATATTCTGTTTCAAAATACTTTTCTACAATTTCTTCAAACGAATAAATTGCAGACGAAAACTCATCAAGTTTGATG encodes the following:
- a CDS encoding nicotinate-nucleotide adenylyltransferase — protein: MKICLFGGTFDPPHIGHLLVAQTIFESENFDKLLFIPALNPPHKDTNKITAIDHRVNMLKLAIQNNPQFEISDIEVKRGGMSYSIDTIKHLKNENGAASDELFFLLGSDSLKSFHTWREPENILKECQVIVAVRPGFRPSDIPSWILSKIQFANLPRIEISATTIRERWQTNKTIRYMVTQPVWEYINEKNLYL